A segment of the Macadamia integrifolia cultivar HAES 741 unplaced genomic scaffold, SCU_Mint_v3 scaffold1841, whole genome shotgun sequence genome:
AGGCTGCTAATGCTGAGGAAGCTGTTGAGTTGTTTCGGCGGATGCTGCTGTTCGATGTATTGCCTACATGTTTCTCTTATGCAATTATGATTAAATTATGTGCTGACAATTTGAATGTCTACCTTGGAAGATCCTTACATGACTGTATAATTAAGGTTGGCTTTGAAACCCATGGTTTTGTAGGTGGAGCACTTGTTGATGCCTACTCAAAATTAAGAGCCTTATATGATGCCTCTAAAGTGTCTTGCAGTCTTGAAGAGAAGGATAATGTGGTCTGGAGTACTCTACTGTCTGGTTTCCATCAGTTTGGGGATGCCAAACAAGGGCTGACCTTGTATCTTGAATATTTATCTAAAGGTCATGAACTAGATCCATTTACCTTCGCAAGTGCATTTAATGTGTTCAAATTTAGATTCTGTAGGAGTTGGTTCGCAGATACATTGCAGTTTCATTAAGAGTGGTTTCTTGCTGGATTCTTTTGTTGGGAATGCTGTCATCAACATGTACGTCAGTGCTGGAATGACTTCTGATGCTTATAAAGCTTTGGTTGAGGTTATAGTTTAATTCCGAGGATAGAAAAGCTCTGGAATTGTTCTATGAAGGCATGGATCCCATCTTTTATTAATACTTATGCTGGGAAGAGACCATATGGTAGCTTCTACTTCTATTGTCTAGTCCCTGGCCGGCCAATTCACTGCAATTA
Coding sequences within it:
- the LOC122064963 gene encoding pentatricopeptide repeat-containing protein At2g33680-like isoform X5, translated to MEAKLFCCMFHSGLRPNEFGLSVALKACRITDDARRFFDGIPVWRRSEALWNTLLDSYVQAANAEEAVELFRRMLLFDVLPTCFSYAIMIKLCADNLNVYLGRSLHDCIIKVGFETHGFVGGALVDAYSKLRALYDASKVSCSLEEKDNVVWSTLLSGFHQFGDAKQGLTLYLEYLSKGHELDPFTFASAFNVFKFRFCRSWFADTLQFH
- the LOC122064963 gene encoding pentatricopeptide repeat-containing protein At2g27610-like isoform X2; translated protein: MNARLVFDEMPDPNLVSWASMIWSYVQHGFNDLGLQLFCCMFHSGLRPNEFGLSVALKACRITDDARRFFDGIPVWRRSEALWNTLLDSYVQAANAEEAVELFRRMLLFDVLPTCFSYAIMIKLCADNLNVYLGRSLHDCIIKVGFETHGFVGGALVDAYSKLRALYDASKVSCSLEEKDNVVWSTLLSGFHQFGDAKQGLTLYLEYLSKGHELDPFTFASAFNVFKFRFCRSWFADTLQFH
- the LOC122064963 gene encoding pentatricopeptide repeat-containing protein At3g09040, mitochondrial-like isoform X4, with the protein product MEAKLFCCMFHSGLRPNEFGLSVALKACRITGNLMMDDARRFFDGIPVWRRSEALWNTLLDSYVQAANAEEAVELFRRMLLFDVLPTCFSYAIMIKLCADNLNVYLGRSLHDCIIKVGFETHGFVGGALVDAYSKLRALYDASKVSCSLEEKDNVVWSTLLSGFHQFGDAKQGLTLYLEYLSKGHELDPFTFASAFNVFKFRFCRSWFADTLQFH
- the LOC122064963 gene encoding pentatricopeptide repeat-containing protein At2g33680-like isoform X7; the encoded protein is MFHSGLRPNEFGLSVALKACRITDDARRFFDGIPVWRRSEALWNTLLDSYVQAANAEEAVELFRRMLLFDVLPTCFSYAIMIKLCADNLNVYLGRSLHDCIIKVGFETHGFVGGALVDAYSKLRALYDASKVSCSLEEKDNVVWSTLLSGFHQFGDAKQGLTLYLEYLSKGHELDPFTFASAFNVFKFRFCRSWFADTLQFH
- the LOC122064963 gene encoding pentatricopeptide repeat-containing protein At3g03580-like isoform X3, with translation MNARLVFDEMPDPNLVSWASMIWSYVQHGFNDLGLQLFCCMFHSGLRPNEFGLSVALKACRITGNLMMDDARRFFDGIPVWRRSEALWNTLLDSYVQAANAEEAVELFRRMLLFDVLPTCFSYAIMIKLCADNLNVYLGRSLHDCIIKVGFETHGFVGGALVDAYSKLRALYDASKVSCSLEEKDNVVWSTLLSGFHQFGDAKQGLTLYLEYLSKG
- the LOC122064963 gene encoding pentatricopeptide repeat-containing protein At2g33680-like isoform X8, which translates into the protein MDRHGGEALLLYVSFGIATKRVWVVGGTQGMQNYSYVQAANAEEAVELFRRMLLFDVLPTCFSYAIMIKLCADNLNVYLGRSLHDCIIKVGFETHGFVGGALVDAYSKLRALYDASKVSCSLEEKDNVVWSTLLSGFHQFGDAKQGLTLYLEYLSKGHELDPFTFASAFNVFKFRFCRSWFADTLQFH
- the LOC122064963 gene encoding pentatricopeptide repeat-containing protein At3g09040, mitochondrial-like isoform X6, with product MFHSGLRPNEFGLSVALKACRITGNLMMDDARRFFDGIPVWRRSEALWNTLLDSYVQAANAEEAVELFRRMLLFDVLPTCFSYAIMIKLCADNLNVYLGRSLHDCIIKVGFETHGFVGGALVDAYSKLRALYDASKVSCSLEEKDNVVWSTLLSGFHQFGDAKQGLTLYLEYLSKGHELDPFTFASAFNVFKFRFCRSWFADTLQFH
- the LOC122064963 gene encoding pentatricopeptide repeat-containing protein At3g03580-like isoform X1, whose amino-acid sequence is MNARLVFDEMPDPNLVSWASMIWSYVQHGFNDLGLQLFCCMFHSGLRPNEFGLSVALKACRITGNLMMDDARRFFDGIPVWRRSEALWNTLLDSYVQAANAEEAVELFRRMLLFDVLPTCFSYAIMIKLCADNLNVYLGRSLHDCIIKVGFETHGFVGGALVDAYSKLRALYDASKVSCSLEEKDNVVWSTLLSGFHQFGDAKQGLTLYLEYLSKGHELDPFTFASAFNVFKFRFCRSWFADTLQFH